From Paenibacillus sp. PK3_47, the proteins below share one genomic window:
- the iolD gene encoding 3D-(3,5/4)-trihydroxycyclohexane-1,2-dione acylhydrolase (decyclizing), translated as METIRLTTAQALVKFLEQQYVDFGGGPERYVHGVFTVFGHGNVLGLGQALQEASGALTVYQGRNEQGMVHAATAFAKQSRRRRIMACTASVGPGSANMLTAAATATANQIPVLLLPGDTFATRQPDPVLQQMEHTYNLSITVNDAFKAVSKYWDRIYRPEQLMTALLNAMRVLTDPADTGAVTIALPQDVQSEAWDYPAEFFRKRVHRVAPRLPRPDEIAAAAELIAGKQRPLLICGGGVRYAGAGADLRAFAEKFAIPFGETQAGKSAVESSCAFNLGGIGVTGNGSANTLAKEADLVIGVGTRFTDFTTASKSLFAHPEVEFVTLNASPYHAAKLDALAVVCDAAEGLRALSAALEERGYRSAYTDEIVSAQDAWNTERQRLCGVEYNIKTEENGNAAPFVPEVAGHLDEKLPEYAAKLDTTLAQTRALGIINEYIPQDAIVIGAAGSLPGDMQRMWKAAVPDTYHMEYGFSCMGYEISGALGVKLAEPEREVYALVGDGSYQMLHSELVTSLQENRKINVILLDNAGFGCINNLQMEQGLNSMATEFRHRGPDGRMSGELMRIDYAASAAGYGVKTFTASTAEELRSALEGALKEEHSTLIDVKVLPKTMTHGYGAWWHVGVPEVSGSEAVQAAYEQRTGQLEKARSY; from the coding sequence GTGGAAACGATCAGACTAACAACGGCGCAGGCGCTGGTGAAGTTTCTGGAGCAGCAGTATGTAGACTTCGGCGGCGGACCGGAGCGCTATGTACACGGGGTATTTACAGTGTTCGGCCATGGCAATGTGCTCGGCCTGGGGCAGGCACTGCAGGAAGCATCGGGGGCACTTACGGTCTACCAGGGAAGGAACGAACAGGGGATGGTCCATGCGGCGACTGCGTTTGCCAAGCAGAGCCGCAGACGGCGGATTATGGCCTGCACAGCTTCGGTCGGACCGGGTTCGGCCAATATGCTGACTGCTGCCGCTACGGCAACAGCGAACCAGATTCCTGTACTGCTGCTGCCGGGCGACACTTTCGCCACCCGGCAGCCTGATCCGGTGCTGCAGCAGATGGAGCATACTTACAATCTCTCGATTACCGTCAACGACGCCTTCAAGGCGGTGAGCAAATACTGGGACCGGATCTACCGGCCGGAGCAGCTGATGACAGCACTGCTGAATGCGATGCGCGTACTGACGGATCCGGCAGATACCGGTGCAGTGACCATTGCGCTGCCTCAGGATGTGCAGTCGGAAGCCTGGGACTATCCGGCCGAATTTTTCCGTAAGCGCGTTCACCGCGTAGCTCCGCGCCTTCCGCGGCCGGATGAAATTGCGGCCGCGGCGGAGCTGATTGCCGGCAAGCAGCGGCCGCTGCTGATCTGCGGCGGCGGTGTGCGCTATGCCGGTGCGGGAGCGGACCTGCGCGCTTTTGCCGAGAAGTTCGCGATCCCGTTCGGGGAGACGCAGGCCGGAAAAAGTGCAGTGGAAAGCAGCTGTGCCTTCAATCTTGGAGGCATAGGCGTAACGGGGAACGGCAGTGCCAATACGCTCGCTAAGGAAGCCGATCTGGTCATCGGAGTCGGTACGCGGTTTACTGATTTCACTACGGCCTCAAAAAGCCTGTTCGCCCATCCCGAAGTGGAATTTGTCACCCTCAATGCTTCCCCTTACCATGCTGCGAAGCTGGATGCGCTGGCGGTGGTCTGCGACGCTGCGGAAGGTCTCCGGGCGCTGTCTGCAGCTCTGGAGGAACGCGGATACCGCTCAGCTTATACTGATGAAATCGTATCGGCTCAGGATGCCTGGAATACGGAACGTCAGCGGCTGTGCGGTGTGGAATATAACATAAAGACCGAGGAGAACGGCAATGCGGCGCCGTTCGTGCCAGAGGTTGCCGGTCATCTCGATGAGAAGCTTCCAGAATATGCGGCTAAGCTGGATACCACGCTGGCCCAGACCCGTGCGCTCGGCATTATCAATGAATATATCCCGCAGGATGCCATTGTCATCGGGGCAGCGGGTTCGCTGCCGGGCGATATGCAGCGGATGTGGAAGGCGGCTGTGCCGGATACGTACCATATGGAATACGGCTTTTCCTGCATGGGATATGAAATCTCCGGTGCACTTGGCGTGAAACTGGCGGAGCCGGAGCGCGAGGTCTATGCACTGGTAGGCGACGGCAGTTATCAGATGCTGCACTCGGAGCTTGTGACCAGCCTGCAGGAGAACAGGAAGATCAACGTGATTCTGCTCGACAATGCTGGCTTCGGCTGTATCAACAACCTGCAGATGGAGCAGGGCCTGAACAGTATGGCGACTGAATTCCGCCACCGCGGCCCCGACGGGCGGATGAGCGGTGAACTGATGCGGATTGATTATGCAGCCAGTGCTGCCGGATATGGCGTGAAGACCTTCACTGCATCGACAGCTGAAGAGCTGCGCAGCGCTCTGGAGGGAGCCTTGAAGGAAGAGCATTCTACACTGATTGACGTCAAGGTGCTGCCAAAGACCATGACTCACGGCTATGGAGCCTGGTGGCATGTCGGTGTGCCGGAAGTGTCCGGCAGTGAAGCGGTGCAGGCTGCTTACGAGCAGAGAACCGGACAGCTGGAGAAGGCGCGCAGCTACTAA
- the iolE gene encoding myo-inosose-2 dehydratase produces MFKEHTVKLAIAPIAWTNDDMPELGGGNTFEQCISEMALAGFQGSEVGNKYPRSPELLHRALKLRGLEIASAWFSAFLTTRPYGETAAAFCAHRDFLHAMGAKVIVVSEQGRSIQGQMETPLFAGKPVFTDPEWALLAEGLGGLGRLAAEKDMSLVYHHHMGTGVQTAAEIARLMELTHPAEVSLLFDTGHLAFSGENPLEVLTAHLPRIKHVHLKDIRPQIVARVSEEQLSFLQAVKAGAFTVPGDGAIQFAEIFAELARSSYTGWFVVEAEQDPALADPLEYAIKARRYIKEVSGL; encoded by the coding sequence ATGTTCAAAGAGCATACGGTAAAGCTGGCGATCGCGCCCATCGCCTGGACCAATGATGATATGCCTGAACTGGGAGGCGGCAACACCTTTGAGCAATGCATCAGTGAGATGGCACTGGCCGGGTTCCAGGGAAGCGAGGTAGGCAACAAATATCCGCGGTCCCCTGAGCTTCTGCACCGGGCACTGAAGCTGCGCGGTCTGGAGATAGCCAGTGCCTGGTTCAGTGCATTTTTGACGACGCGCCCGTACGGGGAGACGGCTGCAGCCTTTTGCGCCCACCGTGATTTTTTGCATGCTATGGGGGCTAAGGTGATCGTGGTCTCTGAGCAGGGCCGGAGCATCCAGGGACAGATGGAAACCCCGCTGTTCGCCGGCAAGCCTGTATTCACGGACCCGGAATGGGCTCTGCTTGCTGAAGGCCTGGGCGGGCTCGGCCGCCTGGCGGCCGAGAAGGATATGTCGCTTGTATATCATCACCATATGGGAACCGGGGTACAGACGGCGGCTGAAATCGCCCGGCTGATGGAGCTTACCCATCCTGCTGAGGTTTCTCTGCTGTTTGATACCGGACACCTGGCCTTCTCGGGCGAAAATCCGCTGGAGGTGCTTACTGCCCATTTGCCGCGGATCAAGCATGTGCACCTCAAGGATATCCGTCCGCAGATCGTGGCGCGTGTCTCGGAGGAACAGCTCAGCTTCCTGCAGGCAGTCAAGGCAGGCGCATTCACAGTGCCCGGCGATGGGGCTATCCAGTTTGCCGAGATTTTTGCAGAGCTGGCCCGGTCCTCCTACACAGGCTGGTTTGTGGTGGAAGCCGAGCAGGACCCGGCGCTTGCTGATCCGCTTGAATATGCAATCAAGGCACGCCGGTATATCAAGGAAGTCAGCGGGTTGTAA
- a CDS encoding helix-turn-helix domain-containing protein — protein sequence MLTVTILIFASFVFINDISRMETKKADRISASYLVDNVDKTIREVELAVLEAAERSEAYKLYFNNQSEPDPGAVYAVAQNLRSMLRESSYIQSIYLYDKRNESVLTETGLKELSGFVDEDWIRRINSGSLQEGWQPVREYDDEFIERTAIRVLTINKNMPLPFGSEGVLVINIKMSGIEQIVDSMVNSQLSFLTILGSDGEVVYQAHSDSEAARQGKPLNTLYLDRLGWTFSSGIKAGNLFGWVSVISYLWVAIALGTVICAIFYLVYVTRRNYKPIQVIMNRIEGHQIRSMDNSTYRPDEMKLIDGVLEDLINHMTDYDKKSKENLLLQRSQLFTDLLHSERLEHAAQRMQELSPLTGARDSSRFIVVLSEINRYEQVFQDRYTRGDQNTLKFALMNVFQELARSSELQAWAEWIGTDRAAILFLSADSDEEMLEKVRMFAADCRSWVEQNLRISLSFGIGPAAAGPGAIRDSYAAAQNVLQHKLLMHETIALAEGGEKRKPLLETYKYLQMIAEFVKQFRMSSGQWRERLEEIFTAFERDYLQDDDIRSLIQAMLQMLSREVAVMSEQLQDELSEENARARLQQLEKAESFDEMKAVLSEYLTDLFRTYVSASENKSYRAMVTEMKNYIEENFTNPDLSLKHLSDRFQVSGKYASYLFKIEFNMKFVDFVTELRMKEAERLLLETEMSLQDIALEVGYANAITFGRVFKRVAGITPGDYRSSRRGRTNIKT from the coding sequence TTGCTTACTGTAACGATTCTGATTTTTGCCTCCTTTGTGTTCATCAATGACATTTCACGTATGGAAACGAAGAAAGCGGACCGCATCTCCGCCAGCTACCTTGTAGATAATGTGGACAAAACGATCAGGGAAGTCGAGCTCGCGGTACTGGAGGCGGCCGAGCGCAGCGAAGCGTATAAGCTGTACTTCAACAACCAAAGTGAACCCGACCCGGGTGCTGTGTACGCTGTGGCCCAGAACCTGCGCAGTATGCTCCGTGAATCGTCCTACATTCAATCTATCTATCTCTATGACAAAAGGAATGAAAGCGTTTTAACAGAAACTGGATTAAAAGAGCTGTCCGGCTTTGTGGATGAAGACTGGATTCGCCGTATCAACTCCGGTTCTCTGCAGGAGGGCTGGCAGCCAGTCAGGGAGTATGACGATGAATTTATCGAGCGCACAGCTATCCGTGTGCTGACCATCAATAAAAATATGCCGCTGCCCTTCGGCTCGGAGGGTGTCCTGGTCATTAACATCAAGATGAGCGGGATTGAACAAATCGTTGACAGCATGGTCAATTCGCAGTTGTCTTTCCTGACCATTCTCGGCAGCGATGGAGAGGTTGTATACCAAGCCCATTCAGACAGTGAGGCCGCAAGGCAGGGCAAACCGCTGAACACGCTCTATCTGGACAGGCTCGGCTGGACCTTCTCCAGCGGGATTAAGGCGGGGAACCTGTTCGGCTGGGTATCGGTCATTTCCTATCTCTGGGTGGCGATTGCGCTTGGTACCGTCATCTGTGCGATTTTTTATCTGGTATATGTTACACGGCGCAACTATAAGCCTATTCAGGTCATTATGAACAGAATTGAAGGCCACCAGATCCGGAGCATGGACAACTCTACATACAGGCCGGATGAAATGAAGCTCATTGACGGTGTGCTGGAAGATTTGATTAACCATATGACCGATTATGATAAAAAAAGCAAGGAGAACCTGCTGCTGCAGCGCAGCCAGCTGTTCACCGACCTGCTTCACAGCGAGCGGCTGGAGCATGCCGCACAGCGGATGCAGGAGCTGTCACCGCTTACCGGTGCCCGTGATTCCTCACGGTTCATTGTAGTGCTCAGTGAAATTAACCGGTATGAGCAGGTTTTTCAGGACCGTTATACCCGGGGGGACCAGAACACGCTGAAGTTCGCCCTGATGAATGTCTTTCAGGAGCTTGCGCGAAGCAGCGAGCTTCAGGCCTGGGCGGAATGGATCGGTACGGACCGGGCGGCCATTTTGTTCCTGTCTGCGGACAGTGATGAAGAGATGCTGGAGAAGGTCCGCATGTTTGCTGCCGACTGCCGCTCCTGGGTAGAGCAGAATCTGCGGATTTCGCTCAGCTTCGGGATCGGGCCGGCGGCAGCCGGACCGGGCGCTATCCGGGATTCTTATGCCGCTGCGCAAAATGTGCTGCAGCATAAGCTGCTGATGCATGAGACCATCGCCCTGGCGGAAGGCGGCGAGAAACGAAAGCCGCTGCTTGAGACGTATAAGTACCTGCAGATGATCGCAGAGTTCGTCAAGCAGTTCCGGATGTCGAGCGGCCAGTGGCGCGAGCGGCTGGAGGAGATTTTTACGGCGTTCGAACGGGATTATCTGCAGGATGATGATATCCGCTCCCTCATTCAGGCCATGCTGCAGATGCTGAGCCGGGAGGTTGCCGTCATGTCGGAGCAGCTGCAGGACGAGCTGTCCGAGGAGAACGCCAGGGCCCGGCTGCAGCAGCTGGAGAAGGCGGAGTCTTTTGACGAAATGAAGGCTGTCCTCTCCGAGTATTTGACCGATCTGTTCCGCACATACGTCTCTGCCAGCGAGAACAAAAGCTACCGGGCTATGGTTACCGAAATGAAGAATTACATTGAAGAGAATTTCACCAACCCGGATCTATCGCTGAAGCACCTCAGCGACCGGTTTCAGGTGTCAGGCAAATATGCCAGCTATCTGTTCAAAATCGAATTTAACATGAAGTTCGTGGATTTTGTTACAGAGCTGCGGATGAAAGAAGCCGAGAGGCTGCTGCTCGAGACGGAAATGTCACTCCAGGATATCGCGCTTGAAGTGGGTTATGCCAATGCCATTACATTCGGAAGAGTATTCAAACGGGTTGCCGGAATTACACCGGGCGATTACCGTTCGTCCAGACGCGGCCGTACCAACATCAAGACATAG
- a CDS encoding extracellular solute-binding protein produces the protein MTVNVQQRTLKKAMGIGLTAVMGAALLAGCGSDSNGNTSASGGSAGEGGSGKRVTLKVEVFDRGNSPAPHTITNNFLTQFVQENFGDPNNIDVEFVPVQRSEEVTKLNVLMASKSDVPDIVFTYDSSVFYRYAQQGGLTDVGEILDEHGPNLKKFLGEETLSYGQIDGKQLSIPGKRAVTGRYSSYIRQDWLDKLGLPVPTTTDELYTTLKAFKEKDPGNLGSKNIPMGMALAPAQFETIIYSFIKPVRGDLTYGQRYELPLHEGFKDSMQFLNKLYNEGLISKDFSLDEDKTQLGKDLNNGYIGYWSDDVGNLAYADGTLDVLYENVEGSKITAVDAYTNANVDNKHIKSRYASNGMYIMIPKSSERAVEAVKYLDWMASDDNLITIYSGVEGENYDMVDGIPVVKPDVSKEFADRLFNGGDMAIISNGKNLGDQELNQKAWISGFPERHKEILEQSYAIANTDTVGPIVFNNPIEAESKYGTTLNDKLDVIIVKTAMAKPEQFEAVYEQEMKDFMSLGGTQLQEELEAALQELPAQ, from the coding sequence ATGACAGTGAATGTACAACAAAGAACGCTGAAGAAAGCAATGGGGATTGGATTAACCGCCGTAATGGGTGCTGCCCTGCTGGCTGGTTGCGGATCGGATTCAAATGGTAACACATCGGCAAGCGGAGGTTCCGCAGGAGAAGGAGGCAGCGGTAAGCGTGTCACCTTAAAAGTGGAGGTGTTTGACCGGGGGAACAGTCCGGCGCCTCATACGATCACCAACAACTTCCTGACTCAGTTTGTACAGGAAAATTTCGGTGATCCGAACAATATTGATGTCGAGTTTGTACCGGTTCAGCGCTCCGAGGAAGTTACGAAGCTGAACGTTCTGATGGCGAGCAAATCGGATGTACCCGATATCGTATTTACGTATGATTCCAGTGTGTTCTACCGATACGCCCAGCAGGGCGGTCTGACTGATGTCGGAGAGATCCTCGATGAACACGGGCCTAATCTGAAGAAATTCCTCGGTGAGGAGACGCTTTCCTACGGACAGATTGATGGCAAGCAGCTTTCCATTCCGGGCAAACGGGCAGTCACCGGGCGCTACAGCTCCTATATCCGTCAGGATTGGCTGGATAAGCTGGGCTTGCCTGTACCAACCACCACGGATGAGCTGTATACAACCTTGAAAGCGTTTAAGGAGAAGGACCCGGGCAATCTTGGAAGCAAAAATATCCCGATGGGTATGGCGCTCGCTCCGGCCCAGTTTGAAACCATAATTTATTCCTTCATAAAGCCGGTCAGAGGCGATCTGACCTATGGACAGCGTTATGAGCTTCCTCTGCACGAGGGCTTTAAGGATTCCATGCAATTTCTCAACAAGCTCTATAATGAAGGCCTGATCAGCAAAGATTTCAGCCTGGACGAAGATAAAACCCAGCTGGGCAAGGATCTGAATAACGGTTATATAGGTTACTGGTCAGATGATGTTGGTAACCTGGCTTATGCTGACGGAACGCTGGATGTCCTCTATGAAAATGTGGAGGGAAGCAAGATTACTGCTGTGGATGCTTATACCAATGCTAACGTTGACAACAAGCACATTAAATCCCGTTATGCCTCGAACGGCATGTACATCATGATTCCCAAGAGCAGCGAGCGGGCTGTGGAAGCTGTGAAGTATCTGGACTGGATGGCTTCGGACGACAATTTGATTACCATTTACAGCGGGGTTGAAGGCGAGAACTATGATATGGTTGACGGTATTCCGGTTGTTAAACCCGATGTGTCTAAAGAGTTTGCAGACCGGCTCTTCAACGGCGGCGACATGGCGATCATCTCCAACGGTAAAAACCTCGGAGACCAGGAGCTCAATCAGAAAGCATGGATCAGCGGTTTCCCGGAACGTCATAAGGAAATCCTTGAGCAGTCTTATGCCATCGCCAATACCGATACAGTCGGTCCGATTGTTTTTAACAATCCGATTGAAGCGGAGTCCAAGTATGGTACCACACTCAATGACAAGCTCGACGTAATTATCGTGAAGACAGCAATGGCTAAACCGGAGCAGTTCGAAGCGGTGTATGAGCAGGAAATGAAGGATTTCATGTCTCTCGGCGGAACCCAGCTTCAGGAAGAGCTGGAAGCAGCGCTGCAGGAACTGCCGGCACAATAA
- a CDS encoding ABC transporter permease subunit, with amino-acid sequence MSKASYLKRYWQLYALLSLPLIYFFIFRYGPMYGVQIAFKDFNLFQGIGGSEWIGFDAFREVFNMREFYTALRNTFMLNFLDLLVSFPAPIILAIMLYEIKGVWFKKISQTILYIPHFISWVIIGGIVYQLFGNQSGMVNGVLESLGLNPIPFLTENNPWLVTYLFTGVWQSAGWGTILYLAALTGVNRELFEAAEVDGATRMKKIWYITLPSIKPTIVTLLILNLGKMVSIGFDRPYIIGNTAVREYSDVLSTFVYRVGLESGQYTLATVVGLFQAVVGLVFILGSNYISKKMTGNGII; translated from the coding sequence TTGAGCAAAGCGAGCTATCTGAAGAGATATTGGCAACTGTACGCGCTGCTTTCGCTGCCTCTGATCTACTTTTTTATCTTCCGGTACGGTCCAATGTACGGTGTGCAGATTGCCTTCAAGGATTTCAATCTGTTTCAGGGCATCGGCGGCAGTGAATGGATCGGCTTTGATGCCTTCCGTGAAGTTTTTAACATGAGAGAGTTCTACACTGCACTGCGCAATACATTTATGCTGAACTTCCTGGATTTGCTGGTCTCCTTTCCGGCACCGATTATTCTGGCGATTATGCTGTATGAAATCAAGGGAGTCTGGTTCAAAAAAATCTCGCAGACCATTCTCTACATCCCCCATTTTATTTCCTGGGTTATCATCGGGGGGATTGTCTATCAATTGTTCGGCAACCAGTCCGGTATGGTGAACGGGGTGCTGGAAAGCCTCGGGCTGAACCCGATTCCGTTCCTGACTGAAAACAATCCGTGGCTTGTCACCTACCTGTTCACAGGGGTCTGGCAAAGTGCAGGATGGGGAACCATTCTCTATTTGGCAGCGCTTACAGGCGTGAACAGGGAGCTGTTCGAAGCGGCAGAGGTTGATGGTGCAACAAGAATGAAAAAGATCTGGTATATCACCCTTCCGAGCATCAAGCCGACGATCGTAACTCTGCTTATTCTCAATCTCGGCAAAATGGTCAGCATCGGCTTTGACCGCCCTTACATTATCGGGAATACAGCTGTACGTGAATATTCCGACGTGCTGAGTACTTTTGTCTACCGGGTCGGTCTGGAATCCGGCCAATACACACTGGCTACTGTAGTCGGTTTGTTCCAGGCTGTGGTCGGTCTGGTATTTATCCTCGGCTCCAACTATATTTCGAAAAAAATGACCGGCAACGGCATTATCTGA
- a CDS encoding carbohydrate ABC transporter permease — translation MSERTSNRIFDIVNITFVALFVLFCLAPFLHVIAVSLSSNRAITSGEVTIFPIEVNWDSYVQVFSDSAMIRSLGYTIYLTVATTLLSLLFTIAAAYPLTKGYLKGRKTFMVIIIITMFFSGGIIPEYLLMRDLSLLDSSWALILPGLVSPFNLIILISFFNNIPPSLEESAEIDGSSFLRTLTGIVLPLSMPVLATLALFYAVGRWNGFQDALMYINNPDLYPLQLKLFQMVQNNMVSELTQMEGANRTPLTPESLKAATVVFATVPILLVYPWLQKYFVSGVMLGAVKG, via the coding sequence ATGAGTGAGCGTACTTCTAACCGGATATTCGATATCGTCAATATTACCTTTGTGGCCTTGTTCGTTTTGTTCTGTCTGGCTCCGTTCTTGCATGTTATTGCAGTATCGCTAAGCTCTAACCGGGCGATTACTTCCGGAGAGGTGACGATTTTCCCGATTGAAGTGAACTGGGATTCCTATGTTCAAGTGTTCTCGGACAGCGCAATGATCCGCTCTCTCGGTTATACGATTTATCTGACGGTGGCGACCACCTTGCTGAGTTTGCTGTTCACGATTGCCGCAGCCTATCCGCTGACCAAGGGCTACCTGAAAGGCCGCAAGACGTTTATGGTTATCATCATTATTACGATGTTCTTCAGCGGGGGGATTATTCCTGAGTATTTGCTGATGCGCGATTTAAGCCTGCTTGATTCGTCTTGGGCACTCATCCTGCCCGGCCTGGTCAGCCCGTTTAACCTGATCATCTTGATTTCCTTCTTTAATAATATTCCCCCAAGTCTGGAGGAATCGGCTGAAATTGACGGCAGCTCCTTCCTCCGTACACTTACTGGTATCGTCCTGCCGCTGTCCATGCCTGTGCTTGCCACGCTGGCGCTCTTCTATGCGGTAGGAAGATGGAACGGCTTCCAGGATGCCCTGATGTATATCAACAACCCGGATCTGTACCCGCTTCAGCTGAAGCTGTTCCAGATGGTCCAGAACAACATGGTCTCCGAGCTGACACAAATGGAAGGCGCAAACCGGACTCCGCTTACACCGGAGAGCCTCAAGGCGGCGACGGTAGTATTCGCTACAGTGCCGATTCTCCTGGTCTATCCATGGCTGCAGAAATATTTCGTCAGCGGTGTCATGCTGGGCGCAGTCAAGGGCTAA
- a CDS encoding TIM barrel protein, producing MEDKGTFSFSNCWNIKRHTAGDEMLREILGLGFRRVELNYNVTEEMLAAIEPMIERGEIGVSSVHNTFPHNPDPDYGTDSVLLGFEDKGKRQRAVELLVRSAGYAQRYGGEAVVVHPGEVPFPGNVAKELEQIYSGQGKESEAYRSKWAELMERRSAYSAGYVKTITESLYEVCDKAAAQGLNISFGIETRSRPQQIPTLAEAKTIIGALKGAPVGIWYDTGHAIMMDRMGLYDSVREMEGLMDDIVGVHIHETIGLSDHWCPYVNSGDMNFYDAYLPMIARARVKVYELKAACRPEEIHESHRLLTAKLADRRKA from the coding sequence ATGGAGGACAAAGGGACATTCTCGTTCTCAAACTGCTGGAACATTAAGCGGCACACTGCCGGAGATGAGATGCTGAGGGAAATCCTCGGGCTCGGCTTCCGGCGGGTAGAGCTCAACTACAATGTGACTGAAGAGATGCTGGCGGCGATTGAGCCGATGATTGAGCGGGGGGAGATCGGAGTCTCCAGTGTCCATAATACCTTCCCCCATAACCCGGATCCCGATTACGGCACGGATTCCGTGCTCCTCGGGTTCGAGGACAAGGGCAAACGGCAGCGGGCGGTAGAGCTGCTGGTCCGCTCTGCCGGATACGCACAGCGTTACGGCGGTGAAGCTGTGGTTGTGCATCCGGGCGAAGTGCCGTTTCCGGGTAACGTCGCCAAAGAGCTGGAGCAAATCTATAGCGGACAGGGCAAAGAATCCGAAGCCTACCGGAGCAAATGGGCTGAGCTTATGGAACGCCGGTCGGCTTACAGCGCCGGTTATGTAAAGACCATTACCGAGAGCCTCTACGAAGTATGCGACAAGGCCGCTGCCCAAGGGCTGAACATCTCCTTCGGGATTGAGACGCGCTCCAGACCGCAGCAGATTCCCACGCTTGCGGAGGCGAAGACAATTATCGGAGCGCTGAAGGGGGCGCCTGTCGGCATCTGGTATGATACCGGCCATGCGATCATGATGGACCGGATGGGGCTGTATGACAGCGTCCGGGAAATGGAAGGGCTGATGGATGATATTGTCGGTGTACACATCCATGAGACCATCGGCCTCTCGGATCACTGGTGCCCTTATGTGAACAGCGGGGATATGAATTTTTACGATGCCTATCTGCCGATGATTGCGAGGGCGCGGGTCAAAGTGTATGAGCTGAAAGCAGCCTGCCGGCCGGAGGAAATTCATGAAAGCCACCGGCTGCTCACAGCCAAGCTTGCGGACAGGAGAAAGGCCTGA
- the udk gene encoding uridine kinase, which yields MLIIGIAGGTGSGKTTVARSVIDRLGTDKVTFISQDNYYKDHSYLSMDERSAINYDHPLAFDTELLIEHLDCLKSGQAAFAPVYDFTVHARFTDKTVELKPNHIVIVEGLHVLSDEKLREKLNIKVFVDTDPDVRILRRVLRDIEERGRTIRSIHTQYLTTVKPMHEAFIEPSKKYADLIIPEGGQNEVGIELLSVLTAKYLSGDQQWSGSNR from the coding sequence ATGCTTATTATTGGTATCGCCGGCGGGACCGGCTCCGGTAAAACGACGGTAGCTCGCTCCGTCATTGACCGTCTTGGAACTGACAAAGTGACGTTCATATCTCAGGATAACTACTATAAAGACCACTCCTATCTGAGCATGGATGAACGCAGTGCGATTAATTACGATCATCCGCTGGCTTTCGACACCGAGCTGCTGATTGAGCATCTGGATTGCCTGAAATCCGGACAAGCTGCGTTTGCACCTGTGTACGATTTTACGGTACATGCCCGGTTTACGGACAAAACGGTCGAGCTAAAGCCCAATCACATCGTTATTGTAGAGGGGCTGCATGTGCTTTCCGATGAGAAGCTTCGCGAGAAGCTGAACATCAAGGTATTCGTGGATACCGATCCGGATGTGCGCATCCTGCGCCGGGTGCTGCGGGACATTGAAGAACGCGGCCGGACCATCCGTTCGATCCACACGCAATATTTGACGACCGTCAAGCCGATGCACGAGGCTTTTATCGAGCCGTCCAAAAAATATGCAGACCTTATCATCCCTGAAGGCGGACAGAATGAAGTCGGCATCGAGCTGCTGTCTGTATTAACTGCCAAATACTTGTCAGGTGATCAGCAGTGGAGCGGAAGCAACCGTTAA